Proteins from one Sabethes cyaneus chromosome 2, idSabCyanKW18_F2, whole genome shotgun sequence genomic window:
- the LOC128736279 gene encoding uncharacterized protein LOC128736279 has product MSTGSEASAGNLSQKNESDSPGNEGASCGACRQVDNSRMVQCDECDEWYHYDCVNVNDSIQDKDWSCNGCVRTSLEKERASLNIQLKRLEEQQKQWQQEQQKRLEQDEERQRKLEQQQKLQQQGGEQFDPLQIAKLQLQQQSMQARGATSKPSELQNLQSSGLGATPKLRQQSVEVGAKCTVPVPSIEDRRDSVPLASSTADGVNIGKGDRASVASSKQSKRSAKLREQQIKALEARQALEKKQLEERLALEKEMLEMSDSDLETIGSVEKMDDWLERTDQMGRELQEPLDETPLPVYDKVTQEPVMVSNHQKVSSRQYPEVPCQPQRPFQDQHSFPPTVTQPVQRSCVPSDVYLEHDLYGSGLPVHVSRYQPSFGNSAGVTFNLPPLPLYTTVSQPTVIAPAHPQGNLRYPTTSSSYDSSPFSHGIPQPGRITSTPRTSVSTSQRPIGNGSVVPPLNSGHLAARQTVKDLPKFGGDPEDWPRFIAAYERTTRMCAFRNDELLDRLERSLYDKALNSVKSLLLHPDNVPVIMNRLKTLFGNPEFIVETMVNKVKMMPPPKAEKLETIVDFGVAVQNLCATIQVCQMDERFYNVALLQELVDSLPPTLKMKWAFYRKEIGAATLREFNAWLGNMVDAISQVSRPQAYTKPLKMEKKGRKEDAFVHLHSEQPPELINRRACLACAGECSSLDKCNSFLRMVPNARWALVNEKKICRKCLTKHFRTCEIKVPCNQNGCSFLHHRLLHDDSKHQGRSSPSELLENSSCNAHHCPPDGVLLKYVRVTLHGKNRSIDTYAFLDAGSTSTLMEHSLWEELNLGGERNPLCITWTGGQGRYEGNSVKCSLDISGAQNPTKRFYLSKVHTVRKLDLPSQSMSATELTRYFQYLSGLPLESYSKVKPRILIGVDNSRLDYPLDSREGSYSQPTAVLTRLGWIIYGPCSVAKRSTTVKENAYSYHICECDALQSAVKNYFALDSLGIQLNGKTLMSNEDERAINLLQSNTVLKDKKYETCLLWRYDNVRLPESKAMALKRHNCLDKRMEREPELARVFQEKIFDYKAKGYIRELLAHEEEMQRERSWYLPIFPVFNPNKPGKLRIVWDAAAKVGAVSLNTFLLKGPDLVTPLPQVLHRFREHRVAVSGDVREMFHQVLMNRDDQHCLRFFCNEGFPGKAPTVYVMQVMTFGASCSPSSAQYVKNLNAERFRTQFPEAVEAICKGTYVDDMLYSVETEEEAVRLAQNVRFIYSEGGFEIRGWLSNSKKVVESMGEHGIAAKSLDQNAELATEKVLGMWWDTISDTFTFRTPQRCRPELLSGQQVPTKREVLRILMSVYDPLGLLANVLMYLKVLLQEIWRMKIGWDEPISDELFAKWKAWINVLNMVESVAVPRCYRTTTSSSLKTNEVQLHIFVDASEDGYAAVAYFRYEEGGVIECAFVTAKTRVAPLKYVSVPRLELQAAVIGTRLASYIEESHRVSVRKRFFWTDSRDVLCWLRSDHRRYSKFVAPKVGEILEKTELTEWFWVPTKLNVADEGTKWQKTPDLSPLSRWFRGPDFLRQQRSAWPAQPLDHGSTTNEMKLSINVHVARDTLIDFSKFSKWRKLVRTIAWVLRFPRNIRAKHQHSQPTIGILQQMELFEAENFIYRQAQLEEFSEEMSLLHSGASIPKDSSIYKLSPFLDENGVLRMSGRTIGCEFIEPTNAHTILLPRKHPVTTCVVKSVHEQYHHLNHETVVNELRQKYRIPRLRSVCYKIRQDCQACKNARASPQPPLMADLPPARLAGYTRPFAYVGIDYFGPIQVVVGRRTEKRWGVLFTCLVVRAIHIEIVHSLNTSSCILALQNFIARRGTPIEVFSDRGTNFVGAERELRDALRSIDHSKLMEEIVTPDTKWTFLPPSSPHMGGSWERLVKSVKKILYQIKLPRLPTDEVLRNKLLEIEKTINSRPLTYIPVEDGEKEALTPNHFLLGSSSSSKPLVPYNDSLATLTNSWRTSQIYANLFWKRWLQEYLPSISRRTKWHYPVKPIQIGDVVIITDPDLPRNSWPKGRVVDVKRGKDGQVRSATVKTAVNVYERPAVKLAVLDVGATLSKQDPGPCVLGGNVTQYAKRASDVQKLSSGIGTIGNTGKVD; this is encoded by the coding sequence ATGTCAACCGGTAGCGAAGCGAGTGCTGGGAATCTTTCCCAGAAGAATGAAAGTGATTCTCCTGGCAATGAGGGGGCCAGTTGTGGTGCGTGTCGGCAGGTCGATAATAGTCGAATGGTACAATGCGACGAATGTGATGAGTGGTATCACTATGACTGTGTGAATGTGAACGATAGTATTCAGGATAAAGATTGGAGCTGTAACGGATGCGTCAGAACGTCGCTTGAGAAGGAACGAGCTTCACTGAATATACAGTTAAAGCGTCTTGAAGAGCAGCAGAAGCAGTGGCAACAAGAGCAACAAAAACGCTTGGAGCAGGATGAGGAACGGCAGCGAAAGCTTGAGCAGCAGCAGAAATTGCAGCAGCAAGGTGGGGAGCAGTTCGATCCGTTGCAGATAGCGAAGTTGCAGTTGCAGCAGCAAAGTATGCAAGCGAGAGGTGCTACAAGTAAACCCAGTGAACTCCAAAATCTGCAGAGTAGTGGATTGGGCGCGACTCCAAAGCTACGACAGCAGTCAGTAGAGGTAGGTGCGAAATGTACTGTTCCGGTACCATCGATAGAAGATCGACGAGATTCCGTGCCGTTAGCGAGTTCAACGGCAGATGGTGTTAATATCGGCAAAGGTGACAGGGCTTCCGTGGCATCGTCGAAGCAATCAAAACGTTCAGCGAAGCTCCGTGAACAGCAGATAAAAGCGTTAGAAGCAAGACAAGCGTTAGAAAAGAAACAGCTGGAAGAGCGGTTGGCGTTAGAAAAGGAAATGTTGGAAATGAGCGATTCCGATCTAGAGACTATTGGAAGTGTCGAGAAGATGGATGATTGGCTTGAACGAACAGACCAAATGGGCCGGGAATTACAAGAACCTTTGGATGAAACGCCCCTACCGGTGTACGACAAAGTTACACAAGAACCGGTAATGGTGTCGAATCATCAGAAAGTTTCTAGCAGACAATATCCAGAAGTGCCATGCCAGCCGCAGCGTCCTTTCCAGGATCAACATTCTTTCCCACCGACGGTTACGCAACCAGTTCAAAGAAGTTGCGTTCCGAGTGACGTGTACCTCGAGCATGACTTGTACGGTAGTGGATTGCCAGTGCATGTTTCTCGTTATCAACCATCGTTCGGTAACTCAGCAGGAGTAACCTTTAATTTACCACCTCTCCCACTCTACACCACAGTGTCACAACCGACAGTGATAGCACCGGCGCATCCACAGGGGAATCTTCGGTATCCGACTACGTCGAGTTCCTATGATTCCTCTCCTTTCAGTCACGGTATCCCACAACCTGGAAGGATAACATCTACGCCCCGCACGAGTGTGAGTACCTCTCAACGACCAATAGGCAACGGTTCTGTAGTTCCACCACTGAACAGTGGACATTTGGCAGCCAGGCAGACTGTAAAAGACCTGCCCAAATTTGGCGGAGATCCAGAAGATTGGCCACGGTTCATCGCAGCATATGAAAGAACAACCAGAATGTGTGCTTTCCGAAATGATGAGCTGCTCGATCGTCTAGAGAGAAGCCTGTACGATAAAGCTCTCAATAGTGTTAAAAGCCTGCTTCTGCACCCTGACAACGTTCCAGTAATAATGAACCGTTTGAAAACTCTCTTCGGGAACCCGGAGTTTATTGTTGAAACGATGGTGAATAAGGTTAAAATGATGCCACCACCGAAAGCCGAGAAACTGGAAACCATTGTAGATTTCGGCGTTGCAGTGCAGAATTTGTGTGCTACAATTCAAGTATGCCAAATGGACGAACGTTTTTATAACGTGGCGTTGCTCCAGGAACTTGTTGACAGTTTACCGCCGACATTAAAAATGAAATGGGCATTCTATCGAAAGGAAATCGGAGCAGCCACTTTACGGGAGTTCAATGCGTGGCTTGGGAACATGGTTGATGCCATAAGTCAGGTGAGCAGACCACAAGCTTACACGAAGCCTTTGAAGATGGAGAAGAAAGGTCGGAAGGAAGATGCCTTTGTACATCTGCATTCCGAACAACCGCCTGAGTTGATCAATCGCAGAGCATGTTTAGCGTGTGCAGGAGAATGCAGTAGTCTTGACAAGTGTAACAGTTTCTTAAGGATGGTACCGAATGCACGGTGGGCATTAGTGAATGAAAAGAAGATCTGTCGAAAATGCTTGACTAAACACTTTAGAACATGCGAGATAAAAGTTCCTTGTAACCAGAACGGTTGTAGTTTTTTGCACCATCGTTTACTCCACGATGATAGCAAGCACCAGGGTCGTTCATCGCCGAGTGAATTATTGGAAAATTCTTCATGTAATGCACATCACTGCCCGCCCGATGGAGTGCTTTTGAAATATGTCCGTGTTACACTACACGGGAAGAACCGATCGATCGACACGTACGCCTTCCTCGATGCTGGATCAACCTCCACGTTAATGGAGCATAGCTTGTGGGAGGAGTTGAATCTGGGTGGCGAGAGAAATCCGCTATGCATCACATGGACTGGCGGTCAAGGGAGATACGAAGGAAATTCAGTGAAATGTTCCCTCGACATATCAGGTGCCCAAAATCCAACCAAGCGTTTCTACCTTTCGAAAGTGCATACTGTACGGAAACTGGATCTTCCTTCGCAATCGATGTCTGCTACGGAGCTCACAAGATACTTCCAATATTTATCCGGTCTTCCTCTCGAATCGTACTCTAAAGTGAAACCACGCATCCTGATAGGTGTGGATAATTCCAGATTAGACTATCCATTGGACTCCAGAGAAGGGAGCTATAGTCAACCTACTGCTGTACTGACGCGATTGGGTTGGATAATCTACGGGCCATGTTCAGTTGCAAAACGATCGACGACTGTGAAGGAGAATGCGTATAGCTATCACATCTGTGAGTGTGATGCCCTTCAGTCGGCTGTCAAGAATTATTTCGCTCTGGACAGTCTTGGAATTCAACTCAATGGGAAGACATTGATGTCGAACGAGGATGAACGTGCGATTAACCTGCTGCAGTCCAATACCGTGTTGAAGGACAAGAAATACGAAACATGTCTTCTATGGCGATACGACAATGTTAGGTTGCCGGAGAGTAAGGCAATGGCTCTGAAACGTCATAACTGTCTCGACAAGCGCATGGAACGTGAGCCAGAGCTAGCTAGAGTATTTCAGGAGAAAATCTTTGACTATAAAGCTAAAGGATATATCCGTGAACTTCTAGCGCATGAGGAGGAAATGCAAAGAGAACGTTCGTGGTATCTGCCAATTTTTCCCGTGTTCAATCCCAACAAACCCGGAAAGCTTCGGATTGTGTGGGATGCCGCAGCAAAAGTAGGCGCAGTTTCGCTGAATACCTTTCTATTGAAAGGCCCGGATCTAGTTACGCCTCTTCCGCAAGTACTTCATAGGTTTCGAGAACACCGAGTGGCGGTCTCCGGTGATGTGCGCGAAATGTTTCATCAGGTCTTGATGAACCGTGATGATCAGCATTGTCTAAGGTTTTTCTGCAACGAAGGTTTCCCCGGTAAGGCTCCTACTGTATATGTTATGCAGGTGATGACGTTTGGTGCAAGCTGTTCGCCAAGCAGCGCACAATACGTTAAGAATCTAAATGCAGAACGTTTCAGAACCCAGTTTCCGGAAGCAGTGGAGGCGATCTGTAAAGGAACTTATGTAGATGACATGTTATACAGTGTCGAAACGGAAGAAGAGGCAGTTAGACTTGCTCAGAACGTACGCTTCATCTATTCTGAAGGAGGATTCGAAATCCGTGGATGGTTGTCGAACTCTAAGAAGGTTGTGGAGTCCATGGGCGAACACGGAATTGCCGCGAAAAGTCTTGACCAAAATGCGGAATTGGCGACCGAAAAGGTCTTGGGAATGTGGTGGGACACAATCAGTGACACCTTTACTTTCAGAACTCCACAACGGTGCAGGCCTGAATTATTGTCTGGACAGCAGGTTCCTACGAAGCGGGAGGTATTGCGGATTCTCATGTCAGTTTATGACCCGCTAGGACTCCTCGCTAATGTACTGATGTACTTAAAAGTTCTACTTCAAGAGATCTGGCGAATGAAAATAGGCTGGGATGAGCCAATATCCGATGAACTATTTGCCAAATGGAAAGCGTGGATTAATGTACTGAACATGGTTGAGTCAGTAGCTGTCCCTCGATGCTATCGTACGACGACTTCCTCGTCCCTGAAAACCAACGAAGTTCAGCTCCATATTTTCGTTGATGCGAGTGAGGATGGGTATGCAGCGGTCGCATACTTTCGATATGAAGAAGGAGGCGTTATTGAGTGTGCATTCGTAACGGCCAAAACCCGTGTTGCTCCCCTGAAATACGTTTCGGTTCCACGACTAGAGCTTCAAGCGGCAGTGATTGGCACTCGTTTGGCAAGTTACATTGAAGAATCGCATCGAGTTTCAGTGCGAAAACGGTTCTTCTGGACTGACTCGAGGGATGTACTGTGCTGGCTACGGTCAGATCATAGAAGATACAGCAAATTTGTCGCGCCGAAGGTTGGCGAAATCCTGGAGAAGACCGAGTTAACGGAGTGGTTTTGGGTACCAACCAAGTTGAATGTAGCTGATGAAGGAACGAAGTGGCAGAAGACTCCTGATCTCTCGCCATTAAGTCGGTGGTTTAGAGGACCTGATTTCTTGCGGCAGCAGCGAAGTGCATGGCCAGCCCAGCCATTGGATCATGGTTCAACCACTAACGAGATGAAGCTATCAATAAACGTACACGTTGCCCGTGATACTCTCATCGATTTTTCTAAATTCTCTAAGTGGCGGAAGCTCGTTCGGACCATTGCCTGGGTGCTGCGGTTTCCGAGAAATATTAGAGCTAAACATCAGCACAGCCAACCTACCATCGGTATCCTCCAGCAGATGGAGCTCTTCGAAGCAGAGAACTTTATTTATCGACAAGCGCAGTTGGAGGAATTCAGCGAAGAAATGTCGTTACTGCACTCTGGAGCATCAATTCCAAAAGATAGCTCGATTTACAAACTGTCGCCCTTCCTGGATGAGAACGGTGTACTGCGTATGAGTGGAAGAACAATTGGTTGCGAATTCATTGAACCAACTAATGCTCATACGATCCTGCTGCCAAGGAAGCATCCGGTTACTACTTGCGTCGTTAAATCGGTTCACGAACAGTACCATCATCTCAACCACGAAACCGTAGTTAACGAGTTACGACAAAAATATCGCATCCCGAGGCTTCGTAGTGTTTGCTACAAAATCCGGCAAGACTGTCAGGCTTGTAAGAATGCTAGAGCTAGTCCGCAACCCCCCCTAATGGCAGATCTTCCGCCAGCAAGGCTCGCTGGATACACCAGACCCTTTGCCTATGTCGGGATCGACTACTTCGGCCCGATCCAAGTAGTTGTTGGTAGACGCACAGAGAAGAGATGGGGAGTACTCTTTACCTGCTTGGTGGTGCGCGCCATTCACATCGAAATCGTACATTCGCTCAACACAAGCTCGTGTATtttggcgctgcaaaatttcataGCCAGGAGAGGAACTCCGATAGAAGTATTCAGCGACCGTGGAACGAATTTCGTTGGAGCGGAACGTGAGCTGCGTGATGCATTGCGTTCCATAGACCACAGTAAACTCATGGAAGAGATTGTGACCCCAGACACTAAATGGACTTTCTTGCCTCCAAGCAGTCCCCACATGGGTGGAAGCTGGGAGAGATTGGTCAAATCGGTAAAGAAGATATTGTACCAGATAAAACTTCCCAGGCTACCCACAGACGAAGTACTCAGGAACAAATTGCTAGAGATTGAGAAGACCATCAACTCACGCCCCCTCACGTACATACCTGTCGAAGATGGCGAGAAAGAAGCACTAACGCCCAATCATTTTTTGTTGGGATCATCCAGCAGTTCCAAACCTCTTGTGCCGTACAACGACAGCCTCGCTACGCTAACCAATAGCTGGAGAACTTCGCAGATCTACGCCAACCTCTTTTGGAAAAGATGGCTGCAGGAGTACTTGCCATCGATAAGTCGGCGCACAAAGTGGCATTACCCGGTAAAGCCAATCCAGATTGGCGACGTAGTGATAATCACAGATCCGGATCTACCAAGGAACTCATGGCCCAAGGGACGAGTTGTAGATGTCAAACGCGGTAAAGACGGTCAAGTACGTAGCGCTACAGTGAAAACTGCAGTCAATGTGTACGAACGACCTGCGGTAAAGCTGGCAGTTTTGGACGTCGGCGCAACACTTAGTAAGCAGGACCCAGGACCCTGCGTACTGGGGGGGAATGTTACGCAATATGCGAAACGCGCCTCCGATGTACAGAAACTATCCTCGGGAATCGGCACTATCGGCAACACTGGTAAGGTTGACTAG